The genomic window TTTAATAACTTTTTCTCCAGTTTTTGGTAATAGCCCTCCACTTTTCTTTTTAGAAGATTCACTCGTTTGTTCTTTTTTTGAAGATGTTTGAGTTGATGAGTCTACCGTCGAATTAAAAAATTCAATATCTGCTGTTACTTTACCTTCATTTGTTTTTGTAGCACCCTCAACTATTATTGGTAGTAATAAACCACACATTATAACAATCGAAATGATATACTTTACTTTTTTTTAATCACCATAATAGTCCCTCCTTAATTAGTTTTGACATCTTCTATTGTCCACTCTAATTTTCCTTTATATTCATTTGCAGTTGGGACTTTATTAGCTTTCATTTTTAATCCATCTTGTTTAGTATTATCTTGATTATTTTGTTGCCAAAAATTCTCTGATATTTTATATTCATCCTTAACTGTGTCATCTTTACTATCAAAAACAGTTACTGGAACATTAAGCCTTAATATATTATTTACATTTTTATAGGTAAAGCTTAAAGAATCAGTTAGCGTGTCGCTTGGTGTACTTTCACCTGGTTTGGTGTAATTCATTTCTTCTATTAAAGTTGCTGTCACTCGCCAATTACTTTTGATACCTCTTGTGTCTTCAACAACAAGTGGTATTACCGGATTTTCGGTCGATTTCATATCAACAGCTTGCACTTTATTAAAATCAGTTAATTTTACTTTACCAAAATCAAATTTTTCTGGAGCAGAAATTAAACTCAATACTCCAAACACAGTCCCTCCAGGATTATCAACGTTAGCATTGTTCTTTATTTCAATATTATTCGACGTATCATCATTAATATTCTCTAATCTTGGTGATTTGCCTATAATACTAGCTGTATTATTAATAACTTTTCCAACACCATCACGATTAACGATAGCTTTTATCGTTAATTTAATAGTATCTTGAGGTTGTAAGTCCTGAGCGGAATATGTCAATTTTCCTTGCTTATTTTTGGTCTGCTTTTCTTCCTCAGAATATTCAGTATATGTTAACGTATCTGTCGGTTGTTCAATATCATTTTTAGTAACCGTTACTTTAGATAAATCAAAAGTTAGTCCCATTGGAATTTCATCCTCTATAACAGTATTCAATAATACTTTGTCACTATTTTCTGGTTCTATATTTTGGGCTGTTATCGTATAAGTTAAGGTACTTCCAACTTGCGTTACTTGTTTATCTTTAGATACATTCTCTGGTGTATCAGATTCAACATCCTTTGTGATATTTGGTGTTCTTGGAATAATATCTTTAACTGTTACTATCAGTGCTGGTTTAAACACAGCATCTCGGTATGACGTTTCTTTATCTGGGTTAATATTCCCATTTTCATTATTTGTAGCTGGCACTTTCGGGTCTAACGGCACTGTGACTTTCCCCTCTACTATTGAATCAGGAGCCTTTCCAGATTTATCCTCCACATAAAACACTAATTTATCATTAAGTTCTAGGTAGCTATCTAGTTGATAACTCCATGATCCATCAGCTTCAACAGTAGCAATTTTCTGTTTTTCTTTACCATTTATTGACATATAAACAGAAGCGCCCGGTTCACCATTTTGGCCTTTAATCTGCCTATCTGAATTAGTTACTATATTGTTACTCTTTAGCTCAGCAGGATTTGGTGGTGTAACATCTATAACTCTTGTTTTCCTTAAAACACCTTCACGATATGTCCCTCCATTATTTCCGTTAACTCGAGAAGGCGTTGCACTCATTATCTCACCTGCTTTTTGAAATCCAGCTACTTTATGATCATTTTTTCTAAAATAAACATAATTATCTGATTCTGATACTCCTATATGCTCATTACCCAAAGTATCAGTAAATTTCACTTGCGCTTTTCTTATTTCATCAGCGTAGACAGGTTTTGTTTTTGCATCTCCGTATTCATCAAACGGGTCACTACCTCCGATTGGTATATCACCTAAAAACACCTTAGCTTTCTGTGTATAATCGGCATCAGTAACTGGATTCCACTCAACCTGAGGCACTGTGTTCATTCCAGATATTCTGCTGAAATCATCTATTTTATAAACTGTTTTTAATTCATCACTAGTTGTTGTAAAGTTTCCTTTTGTATCAACTTGAAATAAGCCTACCTCTGATACATCATAATCTGGGGAATGATTCAAATCTGTGTTGTTTTTCCATAAAGATATATCAGAATTTGAAACCTTAAAAATATGTCCTTCATTTTGATTTGATGCTGCCGTACCATTTGCGCCTACAAACCGATTTTTATTTGTATTTGTAATATCAAATGCTTCCAAACTCTCCAAAGATACAACGGCGTCTGGCACACTCCTATCATAAGCAACTACTCCATACCTATTGTTACCATAGACATATAGTTCCGAATCTTCCAACATAGTAAAGTTTACTTTTTTCATTTGACTAGTAGAAGGAGTTGGACGAGTCGACTGTGTATTGCTCATCAATATAGTTGCGCTTCCCGCTCTAGATAGAAGATTCACCTTAGACCCTTTTTTTCCTAAAAAAGTTGAGTTGTTATGATTAAACGCAACAGCAGTTCCTGGTACATTCACATTAAATGTAGCATACTCACCTACATTAATATTGTTGAAATGTTCATACACTCCAGGGAAAGATTCTCCATTTCCAGTGTTATGTAGATAAACAAAAGAATTGTCACCGATATCGAAATTTTCAGTCATAGTTAAGTTTTCTTCACCCGGAGAGCCATTGTAATTCTCACGTGAATTTAGAAACCATATTGTTGAATAATTATAATGAGCTATTTCGCCAATATAATACGTGAAAGGGTCATATGTTATTCCTCCAGTATAGAAATTTTCAGCAGCTGAAATAACTTTGTTATAACCCCAAATACTAATATGTCCACCATTAGCGTTTATTAAACGTCCGTTTATTTTCTGATTTCTTTGTCCATCACCATTAGTAGGTGTAATAAGATTACCTATACGATATTGCCATATCCCCCGTTGGGTATTACGAACTCCATCGCCTTCTAAACCTCTTCCGCCATTTAAATAAGCCCATCTTGTAGCTGCTTGGGTAGGATCGTTTGCATCATCCTGAACAGGTTTTATATCATGCATATGAAAAACTGGAACAGATGAAAACTTTTTTGTAAAACTCTCTATATTTGGAAGTGAGTCAACATTAATTGTGCCTCGATTCAGATGTAATTCATGACCTTGACCATCAAGCTCCATAGATTCCTGTCTGTCTAATCGTTCTGCGCTATTCGCTTTAATATCATTATTTAAAATAATTTTAGAAACATTATTATCTTGAAAGGCATTCTTAAACTCATTCCATGTTGAAACTGTTTTAACATTCGTTTCGGGTTTAAAATTATACTTAGCATTCCAATCGTCATTTTGTTGTTTGTTGAGTTCGGAATACGTCTTCTGATAATTGTCATTTGTTGTTTTACCTGTTAATTTATATTTTTCTACATATGGCGTATTTAGCTCTTCAGCATATGATATATTTGCTGTAATAAGCATTCCTATAAATATTAAAATTAAATATAAAATATTTTTTTTCATCCTTATCCCCCCATAAAAACTGTACTTATATACATATTGCTTTGGTATAAAATATTAAATGATTTTTTACTTATATTTATTTAAGAAACATATTTATGAACTGTCCCAATTGACACATCACATTTTTCAGCAATCTGACGTAAATTCAATTGTTTGTTTTTTCTGAGGAATTTAATCATATCAATTGTCCCTTGATCGACTGTAGGGCGTCCTAATTGTTTTCCATTTTCTCTAAGTCTCATTAATTGTTGTTTAATCTTTTTGCTAGTAACTTCTTTATTGACCATATCTAATAATTTTAAAACTGTTTGAAAAGAATAAGTCTGCTTCGTATTAATTTTTTCTTTAATACTAATCAGTTCAGCTTTTTTTTGTATGATGGAACTAATAATGTCGTGAAACTCACTACTTGATTTTCCAAATACTAAAAGACTTGATACCACTAATGTATCTCCTTGAGAAAGACGATTCATTAGTATAAATAATTCTTTATCTAATGTTAAATCACTATTTTCTATAAATAACTCATCACATCCATATTCCATGATATTCTTAACTTGTGATAGAGTTTCATCAGGATAATCCTTACGAACATAACCAAATTTTGTCATTTTAGATAACAGTCCCATCCTTTAACATTTTTTTATAATTACAAATAAATCCTTGACATATTACTTACTATAGTTATCGATATCTAGTAACTTATAAAATCATAATTTACTAATGCAGTTACATTAAAAACGTCTACACTAAATAATTAAACTCTAAAAATAATATCTTACAACCCAATACTAATTTCTTGGTATACTGAATACTAAGAAACTAATTTGTTTAACTATTTAAATTATACATAATGTATATTTAAAAAACAAGTATTTTAATAATTTTTTCATTTTTTTATTTATTTGAAGACATATATTACTTTTTAAGTAAAATAATAAAGCAGTTTTAGTCATATTTATTAATCGTCATTTAAGCCGTCAATTATAAAGGAGAAAACAGATGTCAAGAAAAGGAGAAAATATTTATAAACGAAAAGATGGTCGCTGGGAAGGTCGCTATAAAAAGGGACGAAAATCAAATGGGCAGTTGAAATATGGTTATGTATACGGTAAAAGTTATAAAGAAGTAAAATCAAAACTGTATTCTTACTGTTCATACTACGAAGATATTATTCACTCTAAAGGAGATTGTGCAATGGTTTATGAGGAGTGGTCAATGAAGTGGTTAAGGAAAAAAAGGCTTCAACTTAAGTTATCTACTTATAGTTCATATAGTTATAAACTAACACGATATGTGTTTCCTTTATTAGGGGATATCCCATTAAATCAGCTAACATCAGAAAATATTCAAAAGTCAATTAACCAATGGCTAGAGGAAGGATTACAACCATCAACTATTCGTGTATTGTACTATATTTTGAAAAAATCACTAATCGATGCTTGTGAACAAGGCTTGCTGTTACAAATTCCATGTCGCGGTATTATACTACCAAGAATTCCTAAAAAGTCACCACAATCTTTGTCGAGGAAGGAACAAGAACAATTAGAAATAGTAGCTAAAGCTAGCCCGTTATATCAAGGTCTACCAGTGTTGTTAGCACTAGATGCTGGCCTTCGAATTGGAGAAGTTTCCGCTTTACGTTGGAAAGACATTGATTTAGATAAGAAAATGATTTATGTGAGACAAACAGTTCAACGAATTCAACGAAAAAATGGAGGTGCAAAGACCGTTATAATAGTTGACTCCCCTAAAACTGATCAAGCTATTAGAGCTATTCCAATGAGTTTTACACTTTACAAATATTTAAAAAGATGGAAAAAAAATCTACTAGTTCATATGTTTGTTCAAACCATATGGGTCCGTCTGAACCACGCTTGATTACATATTACTTTTCTTGTCTAAAGAAAAAGGCCCAAATTACTCAGACTCATTTTCATAGTTTAAGACATACCTTTGCGACCAGATGTATTGAATCCAGTCCAGATGTTGCTTCTGTTAGCAGACTCTTAGGACACTCTTCTTCAAAGACAACATTAGATGTGTATACCGATTCTTTTTTAGAAGGTCGTCAACGTGTTATTATTCAGATGGAAAAAAATAAAAAAGCTAATTAAAAGAGTTTGTTTATTTCTAAATTGTAATTTAAAAATTTTTTTTAATAAAGTGACAATGTTTAGTTGTTATTTTAAAATGGAAGCGCTATCTTTTTTATGAGGTTTCTATTTACATGATTGTATTTATATCGATTGAAGTTAAAAATATTCCACTAATATAAAATAGTAAATATTTATTAGCCGTCACAATCGTCAAACGAATCAATAAACATTAATAAATAAAACAATAATCTTCTTATCTTAGTATTCAGTATACCAGGAAATAAAGTTCCTCTTATTCGCACAATCATACCAAGTTCTTTTTAATTTTATGAACTATAAATTTAGAAACTAAAAAGGGCTGGTGAATCGAATTTTGAGGCTGTACACTAAATCGTGTTGATAGATTAAATTCTATCAATGCGATTTTTTATTAATGACTTTAGTCAGTTGAGCACGAAATCGTGCGAAACAGAAAAACCACGCGTATTGCGCGTGGAAGAAATAGCTTTAGCGTTAAGAAACTCCTTTCGATATACTAAAAAGTGGCTATCAACCGCAATAAGAGTATCGAAAGGAGTTTCTTTATGTCTAATGACGATAAAAGTTTAGCACACACAAGGTGGAATTGTAAGTATCATTTAGTATTTACCCCCAAATATAGAAGGAAAGTAATTTATGGGGAGTTAAGGAAAGATATAGGAAAAATATTGAGAAAGTTATGCGAGATGAAAGATGTAGAAATAATAGAGGCACACGCAATGCCAGATCATATTCATATGCTAGTAAAAATACCTCCAAAACAATCGGTGTCAGGTTTTATGGGATTTCTTAAAGGAAGAAGTGCTGTCTTAATTCATGAGCAACACGGAAATTTGAAATATAAATATGGAAATAAAAGTTTTTGGTCTAAAGGATATTATGTGAGTACTGTGGGATTGAATCAGAAGACAATCCAAAAATATATTCGAGAACAAGAGTCTGATGATAGAGTAAGAGATAGTATAAGTAAACGTGAATACATGGATCCATTTAAAAAATAGAAAGTTTCTCGAATTGCGGTTGGCGGTCTTTTAAAAGGCTCTCTTTAGAGAGTATGTAGGTAATGAGCCCTTCTAGGGCTATTAAAAAGCCACCCGTTTTCACGGGTGGATATTTACTTTAGGCATAGAAAAAGGGGCATTCTTATTGGTAAAATTAAGTCGACTATAACTAACATTACAAAGGAGAATACCCCTATGGATAATAATACAAGAAAACTACTCAATTTAACAGATGATTCTCTTATTTTTAATGATGATTGGTTGTCTCGCGAAGCGAGAAACAACCGCTCAGTTAACATGATTACAGGAAGATTAGTGAATAAAGATAAGCAATGCCAGAAATGTGGATGTTATCAATCCGTTAAAAATGGAACGTATCAAACCATTAGTCAATTGCCTGAAGTTGAACGTCGCCCAACTTATCTGAAACTTCACAGAGAGCGTTACCTTTGTAGAAACTGTGGATCAACTTTCAGTGCTTCTACTTCTCTAGTAGATGACTATTGTCAAATTTCTAAACAGCTTAAATACCAAATTGCTTTTGACTTAAAAGGTAATCGATCACGTAAAGAAATCGCAGAATGCCACAGTGTCTCTGAAAATACTGTTAAACGTGTGTTAGTATCATTTACCAATAATCAGCAACCGAATTTTAACTTCTTGCCCACGGCTCTTTGTGTAGATGAGTTTAGCTCTACTTCTGATTGTCATGCTGGAATGAGCTTTATTTGTGCTGATGCGACATCTAAAAAATAATCGATATCTTACCTGATAAAAGATTACATAAGTTGGTTTCTTACTTTATGAAGTATTTCAGAAAATCACGTTTAAAAGTAAGATTTTTGGTCATGGACATGAATGCAAGTTACGGTCAACTATTAAAAACAGTCTTTCCAAACGCCGAAATTGTCACAGATCGATTTCATATCATTCAACATATTAACCGCTCTTTCAACACCTTAAGAATAAAAGAAATGAATCAATTAAAACGCCACAATCAAGAGGAAGGAAAGCAGTATCGAAGATTAAAGGGTTATTGGAAACTCCTTTTAAAGGACAGTTCTGAATTAAACTATAAACACTTTTATTATCGTCCTTTATTCAAGAGAAATATGTCATCTACCGAATTGGTAGATGAGTGAGTTTCTTATAGTTCTCTATTAAACAAAGCGTATCATTTTATCCAAGAATTGAAGTATGCTTATAGAACCAATGATTATGTCTTATTTTTAGAGTTATATTCAAAGATACCTGTTGAATTACCAAAGTATTTTAAAGATAAATTCAAGATATTTGGTAAGTTCTCCCAAGGAGTCATGAATGCCTTTAAATACTCCTATTCAAATGGTTTCTTAGAAGGCATTAACAATAAAATTAAAGTGATTAAACGTGTGGCCTATGGCTATCGAAACTTTCTACTATTCAAACGACGTATCTTTTTGATTCAAAATCAAGTTTTTCAGGTTAAATAAAAAAGCGAGAGAAATTTCGGCTCTATAATTTAAAAGACTGATGAATCAAAATTCGATTCATCAGCCCTTTTTAGTTTATTTTATTTAAAAACATGTCGTCTATCTAGTAAAATTTAAGTACCAAACAAAAACATTAGGTAGAAAGGACGACATGTCATGAACAATCATATCAAAAAAATGCTAAGAATAACAGATAATCATTTGAATTTAACTAGTACAGAAGAAGCTAACATTAATGGAAGAAACACTTTAATTATTAAAGGGACTTATTCCCCTATACCTTCGGCTTGTAAAAATTGCCGCTCAGCCGTTGTTGATAGTGATGGAAAAA from Vagococcus martis includes these protein-coding regions:
- a CDS encoding LPXTG cell wall anchor domain-containing protein, whose protein sequence is MCGLLLPIIVEGATKTNEGKVTADIEFFNSTVDSSTQTSSKKEQTSESSKKKSGGLLPKTGEKVIKYSVVFGGAIVTVIIGLIFFKKKKVGERVE
- a CDS encoding pectate lyase-like adhesive domain-containing protein translates to MKKNILYLILIFIGMLITANISYAEELNTPYVEKYKLTGKTTNDNYQKTYSELNKQQNDDWNAKYNFKPETNVKTVSTWNEFKNAFQDNNVSKIILNNDIKANSAERLDRQESMELDGQGHELHLNRGTINVDSLPNIESFTKKFSSVPVFHMHDIKPVQDDANDPTQAATRWAYLNGGRGLEGDGVRNTQRGIWQYRIGNLITPTNGDGQRNQKINGRLINANGGHISIWGYNKVISAAENFYTGGITYDPFTYYIGEIAHYNYSTIWFLNSRENYNGSPGEENLTMTENFDIGDNSFVYLHNTGNGESFPGVYEHFNNINVGEYATFNVNVPGTAVAFNHNNSTFLGKKGSKVNLLSRAGSATILMSNTQSTRPTPSTSQMKKVNFTMLEDSELYVYGNNRYGVVAYDRSVPDAVVSLESLEAFDITNTNKNRFVGANGTAASNQNEGHIFKVSNSDISLWKNNTDLNHSPDYDVSEVGLFQVDTKGNFTTTSDELKTVYKIDDFSRISGMNTVPQVEWNPVTDADYTQKAKVFLGDIPIGGSDPFDEYGDAKTKPVYADEIRKAQVKFTDTLGNEHIGVSESDNYVYFRKNDHKVAGFQKAGEIMSATPSRVNGNNGGTYREGVLRKTRVIDVTPPNPAELKSNNIVTNSDRQIKGQNGEPGASVYMSINGKEKQKIATVEADGSWSYQLDSYLELNDKLVFYVEDKSGKAPDSIVEGKVTVPLDPKVPATNNENGNINPDKETSYRDAVFKPALIVTVKDIIPRTPNITKDVESDTPENVSKDKQVTQVGSTLTYTITAQNIEPENSDKVLLNTVIEDEIPMGLTFDLSKVTVTKNDIEQPTDTLTYTEYSEEEKQTKNKQGKLTYSAQDLQPQDTIKLTIKAIVNRDGVGKVINNTASIIGKSPRLENINDDTSNNIEIKNNANVDNPGGTVFGVLSLISAPEKFDFGKVKLTDFNKVQAVDMKSTENPVIPLVVEDTRGIKSNWRVTATLIEEMNYTKPGESTPSDTLTDSLSFTYKNVNNILRLNVPVTVFDSKDDTVKDEYKISENFWQQNNQDNTKQDGLKMKANKVPTANEYKGKLEWTIEDVKTN
- the tnpA gene encoding IS200/IS605 family transposase; translation: MSNDDKSLAHTRWNCKYHLVFTPKYRRKVIYGELRKDIGKILRKLCEMKDVEIIEAHAMPDHIHMLVKIPPKQSVSGFMGFLKGRSAVLIHEQHGNLKYKYGNKSFWSKGYYVSTVGLNQKTIQKYIREQESDDRVRDSISKREYMDPFKK
- a CDS encoding recombinase family protein, which encodes MTKFGYVRKDYPDETLSQVKNIMEYGCDELFIENSDLTLDKELFILMNRLSQGDTLVVSSLLVFGKSSSEFHDIISSIIQKKAELISIKEKINTKQTYSFQTVLKLLDMVNKEVTSKKIKQQLMRLRENGKQLGRPTVDQGTIDMIKFLRKNKQLNLRQIAEKCDVSIGTVHKYVS